The following are from one region of the Sandaracinus amylolyticus genome:
- a CDS encoding metallophosphoesterase family protein, with the protein MRLLAIGDVHVEHRANREALVALPPQPDDWLVLAGDVSESIANLEHALDVLRPKFAQLVWVPGNHELWTVPRSGEPERGEARYDAMVAACRARGVLTPEDEYVEWPGDRSLRIAPLFVLYDYSFAPDGIEGADAARKWAAEDGIVATDEALLHADPHPSIDAWCRARIARTVPRLEDASRAHRLVLINHWPLRRDLVRIPRVPRYVPWCGTRATEDWHVRYRAEVVVSGHLHVRATDHRDGVRFEEVSLGYPRDWDAKLGAATYLRRIV; encoded by the coding sequence TTGAGATTGCTGGCCATCGGCGACGTGCACGTGGAGCATCGGGCCAACCGCGAAGCGCTCGTCGCGCTTCCGCCGCAGCCCGACGACTGGCTCGTGCTGGCCGGCGACGTGAGCGAGTCGATCGCGAATCTCGAGCACGCGCTCGACGTGCTGCGACCGAAGTTCGCGCAGCTCGTCTGGGTGCCCGGGAACCACGAGCTCTGGACGGTGCCGCGCAGCGGGGAGCCCGAGCGCGGAGAGGCGCGCTACGACGCGATGGTCGCGGCGTGCCGTGCGCGCGGAGTGCTCACGCCGGAGGACGAGTACGTCGAGTGGCCCGGCGATCGATCGCTGCGCATCGCGCCGCTCTTCGTGCTCTACGACTACTCGTTCGCGCCGGATGGCATCGAGGGCGCGGACGCGGCGCGCAAGTGGGCAGCGGAGGACGGCATCGTCGCGACCGACGAGGCGCTCTTGCACGCGGATCCACATCCTTCGATCGACGCGTGGTGCCGCGCGCGCATCGCGCGCACCGTGCCGCGGCTCGAGGACGCGTCGCGCGCCCATCGCCTCGTGCTGATCAACCACTGGCCGCTGCGGCGCGATCTGGTGCGCATCCCGCGTGTGCCTCGTTACGTGCCGTGGTGCGGCACGCGCGCCACCGAGGACTGGCACGTCCGGTATCGCGCGGAGGTGGTCGTGAGCGGGCACCTGCACGTGCGCGCGACCGATCATCGCGACGGCGTGCGCTTCGAGGAGGTGAGCCTCGGTTAT